Genomic window (bacterium):
GAGGAATATGTGCGCCCCGCCCGCCATCTGGAAAACGGCGTGGTCGTGGTACGTCCAGCCCTGTCGGACGTCGAACCCGTGTACTTCGAAGACGTCGGCGACCTGGAGTGCTTCAGCACCGACGGCCTGCGCACCCTGCTGCGCACCATCCCCTGCCCGGACATCCGCGAGAAGACCCTGCGCCTGACCGGCACCGCCGCCCAGATGGGCCTGTTGCGCGACCTGGGCCTGTTCGACGAGGATCCGGTCCGGATCGAGGGCCGCGACGTGCGCCCGCGGGACATGGCCCTGGCCCTGCTCGGCCCGCTCTGGCGAATGCCCGGGGGGGAGGGGGATCTCACGGTGATGCGCATCGAGGTCGCCGGCGAGACCGACGGCGCGCCGCGCACCGTTCGCTGGGACCTGATCGACCACTGGGACCGCGACGCTGGCGTCCCGAGCATGGCCCGCACCACCGGTTACACGGCCACCGCGGCGGTGCGGATGGTCGCCGACGGGACCTATACCCGCGCGGGCATCTCACCGCCCGAGTATCTCGGCCGCGAAAAGAGCCACGTCGATCGTCTGCTGCGCGACCTCGGGGAGCGCGGTGTCGTGTATCGCGAGGCCGGTGCGCCTTGAGCATGCTGGAGATCCTGCCGCTGGCCGTCGCCCTGGCCATGGACGCCTTCGCCGTCTCGGTCGGGGCCGGCGCGGCCGGCCGCGCCCGGGGAGCGCGCGCCACCTTCCGCCTCGCCTTCCACTTCGGGCTGTTCCAGTTCATCATGCCGGTGATCGGCTGGCTGGCCGGCTCGACCGTGGCGCGTCGCGTCGCGTCGGTCGACCACTGGATTGCCTTCGCCCTGCTGGCCTGGATCGGCGGCGGCATGATCCGCGCCGCCTTCCGCGCCGACGAGAACGACCGGCCCGACCCCTCGCGCGGCTGGTCCCTGGTCCTGCTGAGCGTGGCGACGAGCATCGACGCCCTGGCCGTGGGCTTCAGCCTGGCCCTACTGGGGGTGCGCATCTGGCAGCCGAGCGTGGTGATCGGCCTGGTGGCGGCGGCGTTCTCGGCCGTCGGCCACCGCGGCGGGGATCGTCTGGGCCGCCGCTTCGGCAAGCGCGCGGAATTCACAGGCGGGGTGATCCTCGCGGGGATCGGGGTGAAGATCCTGGTGGAACACCTGGGGAGCTGATGCGTTCGGCGTCGATCACGCTACCGGTCAATCGCCCGTCCGCCACGGCCGCACGTCCAGGTGGAAACGGCGCAGGCCGCGGAACGCGATCCGCGCGGGGCCGCCGCCCGGGGGCACGCCCGCCACCACCTGCCGCGCCATGGCCGGATATGACGTCACCGTGTAGTCGCGC
Coding sequences:
- a CDS encoding manganese efflux pump MntP family protein: MSMLEILPLAVALAMDAFAVSVGAGAAGRARGARATFRLAFHFGLFQFIMPVIGWLAGSTVARRVASVDHWIAFALLAWIGGGMIRAAFRADENDRPDPSRGWSLVLLSVATSIDALAVGFSLALLGVRIWQPSVVIGLVAAAFSAVGHRGGDRLGRRFGKRAEFTGGVILAGIGVKILVEHLGS
- a CDS encoding saccharopine dehydrogenase NADP-binding domain-containing protein; the encoded protein is MKKICVLGAGLVGGPMALDLAADEGFEVTVADRDEATLAQLAARAPLRTALRDLSDPAAVGELAAASDLVLEAMPGRLGFHTLRTVIESGRDVVSISFFAEDPFDLDELARARGVTALVDCGVFPGMGSALIMDAVTRRLDRADAVTVLVGGLPEHPRPPLYYRSVFSPADVIEEYVRPARHLENGVVVVRPALSDVEPVYFEDVGDLECFSTDGLRTLLRTIPCPDIREKTLRLTGTAAQMGLLRDLGLFDEDPVRIEGRDVRPRDMALALLGPLWRMPGGEGDLTVMRIEVAGETDGAPRTVRWDLIDHWDRDAGVPSMARTTGYTATAAVRMVADGTYTRAGISPPEYLGREKSHVDRLLRDLGERGVVYREAGAP